The following coding sequences lie in one Pseudomonas sp. SL4(2022) genomic window:
- a CDS encoding PilZ domain-containing protein, with amino-acid sequence MSDTANERRRFQRIAFDAPTEIVQGERRWAAELHDISLKGLLIKRPNGWNGDPNLSFEANLHLADDTRVKMDVVLTRTQDDLLGFVCRHIDLDSISHLRRLVELNLGNDSLLERELAALGEDE; translated from the coding sequence ATGAGCGATACAGCCAATGAGCGTCGCCGCTTTCAACGCATCGCGTTCGACGCACCGACCGAGATTGTGCAAGGCGAGCGCCGCTGGGCGGCCGAACTGCACGATATTTCACTGAAAGGCCTGCTGATCAAGCGACCAAACGGCTGGAATGGCGACCCCAATCTATCGTTCGAGGCCAACCTGCACTTGGCCGATGACACCCGCGTAAAGATGGACGTGGTGCTGACTCGCACCCAGGATGACTTGCTCGGTTTCGTCTGCAGGCATATCGATCTCGACTCGATCAGCCACCTACGTCGCTTGGTGGAACTCAATCTTGGCAATGACAGCCTGCTAGAGCGCGAACTCGCCGCCCTCGGCGAAGACGAGTAA
- the glyA gene encoding serine hydroxymethyltransferase produces MFSRDLTLARYDAELFAAMEQEAQRQEHHIELIASENYTSPAVMEAQGSVLTNKYAEGYPGKRYYGGCEYVDIVEQLAIDRAKELFGADYANVQPHSGSQANSAVYLALLETGDTVLGMSLAHGGHLTHGASVSFSGKMYNAVQYGITDAGLIDYDEVERLAVEHKPKMIIAGFSAYSQVLDFPRFRAIADKVGAYLFVDMAHVAGLVAAGVYPNPVPFADVVTTTTHKTLRGPRGGLILARANEALEKKFNSAVFPGGQGGPLEHVIAAKAVCFKEALQPEFKAYQQQVIKNAQAMASVFIENGYDVVSGGTENHLFLLSLIKQDITGKDADAALGRAFITVNKNSVPNDPRSPFVTSGLRIGTPAVTTRGFKEDECRALAGWICEILANLGDDAVEARVREQVKAVCAKFPVYGH; encoded by the coding sequence ATGTTCAGCCGTGATTTGACTCTTGCCCGTTATGACGCCGAATTGTTTGCCGCGATGGAGCAGGAAGCCCAACGCCAGGAACATCACATCGAACTGATCGCCTCGGAAAACTACACCAGCCCAGCGGTGATGGAAGCCCAAGGTTCGGTGCTGACCAACAAGTACGCCGAAGGCTACCCAGGCAAGCGTTACTACGGCGGTTGCGAATACGTCGACATCGTTGAGCAACTGGCAATCGACCGCGCCAAGGAACTGTTCGGCGCCGATTACGCCAACGTCCAGCCGCACTCCGGCTCGCAAGCCAACAGCGCCGTGTATTTGGCCCTGCTGGAAACCGGTGACACCGTACTGGGCATGAGCCTGGCACACGGCGGCCACCTGACCCACGGCGCCAGCGTCAGCTTCTCCGGCAAGATGTACAACGCCGTGCAGTACGGCATCACCGATGCCGGCCTGATCGATTACGACGAAGTCGAGCGCCTGGCTGTTGAACACAAGCCGAAGATGATCATTGCCGGCTTCAGCGCCTACTCGCAGGTCCTGGACTTCCCACGCTTCCGCGCCATCGCGGACAAAGTCGGTGCTTACCTGTTCGTTGACATGGCGCACGTAGCCGGTCTGGTTGCCGCTGGCGTTTACCCGAACCCGGTGCCATTCGCTGACGTGGTCACCACCACCACCCACAAAACCCTGCGCGGCCCACGTGGTGGCCTGATCCTGGCACGCGCCAACGAAGCGCTGGAAAAGAAATTCAACTCGGCCGTGTTCCCAGGTGGCCAAGGCGGCCCGCTGGAGCACGTGATTGCCGCCAAGGCCGTGTGCTTCAAGGAAGCCCTGCAGCCTGAGTTCAAGGCCTACCAGCAGCAAGTGATCAAAAACGCCCAGGCCATGGCCAGCGTGTTTATCGAAAACGGCTATGACGTGGTTTCCGGCGGCACTGAAAACCACCTGTTCCTGCTCAGCCTGATCAAGCAGGACATCACCGGTAAAGATGCCGACGCCGCCCTGGGCCGTGCCTTTATCACCGTGAACAAGAACAGCGTGCCGAACGACCCACGCTCGCCGTTCGTCACCTCCGGCCTGCGCATCGGCACCCCAGCCGTGACCACACGCGGCTTCAAGGAAGACGAGTGCCGCGCACTGGCTGGCTGGATCTGTGAGATCCTCGCCAACCTGGGTGACGACGCCGTTGAAGCCCGCGTGCGTGAGCAGGTTAAAGCGGTCTGCGCCAAGTTCCCGGTTTACGGCCACTAA
- a CDS encoding EAL and GGDEF domain-containing protein: MRGPTRGAVVVLVLSMLVLLLWQLRQESQQLLDNQRQLGLAYSSQLANHLSLNMDLKASAGQALLQNHKVPTGNADELLQTLRSVFPTLRSLAWLNARGEVLADSHAPSDDALYLSELLQRSQGESFFYAFSANDRGRIYLLLRHNPDSPASGVWVLRLSNQALSGWLQKHHQSPHQWLLEDRNVQRVLASNTTQHDDITTIAPPVTAENLDQSMLETPLKGSDWQLRALFNERKVRAQQLPQQASKLLLFILCATLTLLALYRLLREQRALHALNSASRRSLQQAASVLGAIEERVLVTDSNGQLQYLNPQAEAMFGLSSSDAHDWHLLDLLPRLDPLLLHDTALHNDLGPDLVEIQENGHTHLFDISRSDLSEDNRRTGFVWVLRDVTEEQRASQVLQETRRRYQDIFDGTGTALCVLDLAELSSYLRQNQVRSSNELQGWLERDPQQHTEICQRLRLTETNQVALQLLGVESNQQAWQHLFNSGRLRPDGFRMQLLAALLNGSRQLEMERQIRTPQGHDRHLWLLLRLPESIDDLQAVTLSISDITNRKRIETSLIERERFWSDVVKAVPDTIYVHDMCSQRVMYSNNHLGPQLGYSKAEVHQLGERMWEKILHPDDVELYQRMRNIQQVVGNGLLMQFELRWRHRDGSWHWFDIREQALARDEQGRVSRLIGVAKDITEQITHSESLRTSEQRYRLLAESISDVIFSTDSHLELNYVSPSVKPVLGYDSEWVLANGFQSLATNPRQLIGVYELLDRVRNALGDPQRLAELREQFRPQLFVFDALRADGQKIPVELRLVPMWDDSGRFEGLLGVGRDISLQRRAEKDLRMAATVFEHSTAAILVTDPAGYIVQVNNAFSRVSGYSSRQILDQLPNVLTADTQQASHLAYVVRQLNQQGSWEGEVWLKRKNGEKFPAWVGITAVKDDDGDLVSYVCFFSDISERKASEQRIHRLAYYDALTQLPNRTLFQDRLHNALQHGERHQEWVVLMFLDLDRFKPINDSLGHAAGDRMLKDVAVRLSACVDSDDTVARMGGDEFTLLLRSQPQRDTAVTRAIHVGEQILASLEQPFILEGREFFVTASIGIALSPQDGNELSQLMKNADTAMYHAKERGKNNFQFYQADMNASALQRLELESDLRHALEQGEFRLDYQPQFSGDGKRLTGAEALLRWQHPLRGLVPPGEFIPVLEELGLVVQVGDWVLRESCRQLAEWHAAKVRVPKISVNLSARQFAEGNLHQRVEQIIQHSAIPAACLELELTESILMEDVTNAMQTLTSLKQLGVCIAIDDFGTGYSSLNYLKQFPIDVLKIDRSFVDGLPHGEQDGQIARAIIAMAHSLNLTVIAEGVETLAQLDFLRGHDCDEVQGFLLGRPMPAHQFTALFTGTALFMLS; this comes from the coding sequence ATGCGTGGACCGACCCGCGGCGCGGTGGTGGTGCTGGTGTTAAGCATGCTGGTGCTGCTGCTCTGGCAGTTGCGCCAGGAGTCCCAGCAACTGCTCGACAACCAGCGTCAGCTGGGCCTGGCCTACAGCTCACAACTGGCCAACCATCTGAGCCTGAACATGGACCTCAAGGCCAGCGCCGGCCAGGCGCTGCTGCAAAACCATAAAGTCCCGACGGGTAACGCCGACGAACTGCTGCAGACCCTGCGCAGCGTATTTCCCACCCTGCGCAGCCTGGCCTGGCTCAATGCCCGAGGTGAGGTGCTCGCCGATAGCCATGCACCGAGTGATGACGCGCTGTACCTGAGCGAGCTGCTGCAGCGCAGCCAGGGCGAAAGCTTTTTCTACGCGTTCAGCGCCAATGATCGCGGGCGTATCTATCTGCTGCTGCGGCACAACCCAGACAGCCCGGCCAGCGGAGTATGGGTGCTGCGCCTGAGCAATCAGGCGTTGAGCGGCTGGCTGCAGAAACATCATCAGAGCCCGCATCAATGGCTGCTGGAAGACCGCAACGTACAGCGGGTGCTTGCCAGCAATACCACCCAACACGATGACATCACCACCATCGCCCCTCCCGTTACCGCCGAGAACCTTGACCAAAGCATGCTGGAAACCCCGCTCAAGGGCAGCGACTGGCAACTGCGCGCACTGTTCAATGAGCGCAAGGTACGTGCCCAGCAACTGCCGCAGCAGGCCAGCAAACTGCTGTTGTTTATTCTCTGCGCCACCCTGACATTGCTGGCACTGTATCGCCTGTTGCGTGAACAACGCGCCTTGCACGCGCTCAACAGCGCCTCGCGGCGCTCCTTGCAACAGGCCGCCAGCGTCCTTGGCGCCATTGAAGAGCGGGTGCTGGTCACTGACAGCAACGGTCAGCTGCAATACCTCAACCCGCAAGCTGAAGCGATGTTCGGGCTGAGTTCCAGCGACGCGCATGACTGGCACCTGCTCGACCTGCTGCCACGCCTCGACCCGCTCCTGCTGCACGACACAGCATTGCACAACGACCTGGGCCCGGACCTGGTAGAAATCCAGGAAAATGGCCACACCCATCTGTTCGATATCAGCCGCAGCGACCTCAGCGAAGACAACCGACGTACCGGCTTTGTCTGGGTGCTGCGCGACGTCACCGAAGAGCAGCGCGCCTCACAGGTGCTGCAGGAGACCCGACGGCGCTACCAGGACATCTTTGACGGCACCGGCACCGCGCTCTGTGTACTTGACCTCGCCGAGCTGAGCAGTTACCTGCGGCAAAACCAGGTGCGCAGTTCGAACGAGCTGCAAGGCTGGCTGGAGCGCGACCCACAACAGCACACCGAAATCTGCCAGCGCCTGCGCCTGACCGAAACCAACCAGGTAGCCCTGCAACTGCTGGGTGTAGAGTCCAACCAGCAGGCCTGGCAGCACCTGTTCAACAGTGGCCGCCTGCGCCCGGACGGCTTTCGCATGCAACTACTGGCGGCGCTGCTCAATGGCAGCAGGCAGCTGGAGATGGAGCGCCAGATCCGCACGCCACAAGGTCATGATCGTCACCTCTGGTTGCTCTTGCGCCTGCCGGAAAGCATCGACGATCTGCAAGCGGTGACACTGAGCATCAGCGACATCACCAACCGCAAGCGCATCGAAACCTCACTGATCGAACGCGAGCGCTTCTGGTCGGATGTGGTCAAGGCCGTTCCGGACACCATTTATGTGCACGACATGTGCAGCCAACGGGTGATGTACAGCAACAACCATCTCGGCCCGCAACTGGGTTACAGCAAGGCCGAGGTGCATCAGCTGGGTGAGCGCATGTGGGAGAAAATCCTGCACCCTGATGATGTCGAGCTGTATCAGCGCATGCGCAATATCCAGCAGGTGGTCGGCAACGGTCTGTTGATGCAGTTCGAACTGCGCTGGCGGCACCGTGACGGCAGCTGGCACTGGTTTGACATCCGTGAGCAGGCGCTGGCGCGCGACGAGCAGGGCCGGGTCAGCCGTCTGATCGGCGTGGCCAAGGACATCACCGAGCAGATCACCCACAGTGAATCATTGCGCACCAGCGAACAGCGCTATCGCCTGCTGGCGGAAAGCATCAGCGACGTGATTTTCTCCACCGACAGTCACCTGGAACTCAATTACGTCAGCCCGTCGGTCAAGCCTGTGCTGGGTTACGACAGCGAATGGGTGCTGGCCAACGGCTTTCAAAGCCTGGCGACCAATCCACGCCAGCTGATCGGCGTCTATGAGCTGCTCGATCGAGTGCGCAACGCCCTTGGCGACCCGCAGCGCCTGGCCGAACTGCGTGAGCAATTTCGCCCACAACTCTTCGTGTTCGATGCACTGCGCGCCGACGGCCAGAAAATTCCGGTGGAGCTGCGCCTGGTACCGATGTGGGATGACAGCGGACGCTTCGAAGGCCTGCTCGGCGTCGGTCGCGACATCAGCCTGCAGCGCCGCGCGGAAAAAGATCTGCGCATGGCCGCGACGGTCTTCGAACACTCCACAGCCGCGATCCTGGTCACCGACCCGGCCGGCTATATCGTCCAGGTCAACAACGCCTTCAGCCGCGTCAGTGGCTACAGCTCGCGGCAGATTCTCGACCAACTGCCCAATGTACTGACGGCCGATACCCAGCAGGCCAGCCACCTGGCGTATGTGGTTCGCCAACTCAATCAGCAAGGCAGCTGGGAAGGCGAAGTCTGGCTCAAGCGCAAGAACGGCGAAAAATTCCCGGCCTGGGTCGGCATTACAGCCGTGAAGGACGACGACGGCGACCTGGTCAGTTACGTGTGCTTCTTCAGCGACATCAGTGAACGCAAGGCCAGTGAGCAGCGTATCCACCGTCTGGCCTACTACGACGCCCTCACCCAGCTACCCAACCGCACGCTGTTTCAGGACCGCCTGCACAACGCTCTGCAACACGGCGAACGGCACCAAGAGTGGGTGGTGCTGATGTTCCTCGACCTCGACCGTTTCAAACCGATCAACGACTCTCTCGGCCACGCCGCCGGCGACCGCATGCTCAAGGATGTAGCGGTACGCCTGAGCGCCTGCGTGGACAGCGATGACACCGTGGCACGCATGGGCGGTGACGAATTCACCTTGCTGCTGCGCTCCCAGCCTCAGCGAGATACGGCCGTCACGCGCGCCATTCATGTCGGTGAGCAGATTCTCGCCAGCCTGGAGCAGCCATTCATTCTCGAAGGCCGCGAGTTCTTCGTCACCGCCAGCATCGGCATCGCCCTCAGCCCGCAGGATGGCAACGAGCTGAGCCAACTGATGAAGAACGCCGACACCGCCATGTACCATGCCAAGGAGCGTGGCAAAAACAACTTCCAGTTCTACCAGGCCGACATGAACGCCAGCGCCCTGCAACGCCTGGAGCTGGAGAGCGACTTGCGCCACGCCCTTGAACAGGGCGAATTCCGCCTGGACTATCAGCCGCAGTTTTCTGGCGATGGCAAGCGCCTGACGGGTGCCGAAGCGCTGTTGCGTTGGCAGCATCCACTGCGTGGCCTGGTGCCACCTGGGGAGTTCATCCCCGTGCTGGAAGAGCTTGGCCTGGTGGTGCAGGTGGGCGACTGGGTGCTGCGCGAATCCTGCCGCCAGCTGGCGGAATGGCACGCTGCCAAAGTCCGGGTCCCGAAAATCTCCGTCAACCTCTCTGCTCGCCAGTTCGCCGAGGGCAACCTGCACCAGCGCGTGGAGCAAATTATCCAGCACAGCGCAATTCCGGCAGCCTGCCTGGAGCTGGAGTTGACCGAAAGCATCCTCATGGAAGACGTCACCAATGCCATGCAAACCCTCACCAGCCTCAAACAGCTGGGGGTGTGTATCGCCATCGACGACTTCGGCACCGGTTACAGCTCCCTGAACTACCTCAAGCAGTTCCCCATCGACGTGCTGAAAATCGACCGCAGCTTTGTCGACGGCCTGCCCCACGGCGAGCAGGACGGTCAGATCGCCCGGGCGATCATCGCCATGGCCCACAGCCTCAACCTCACAGTGATCGCTGAGGGTGTGGAAACCCTGGCCCAGCTGGATTTCCTGCGCGGCCACGACTGCGACGAGGTGCAGGGCTTCCTGCTCGGCAGGCCCATGCCGGCACACCAGTTCACTGCACTGTTCACCGGCACCGCGCTGTTCATGCTGAGCTGA
- the ettA gene encoding energy-dependent translational throttle protein EttA has product MAQYVYTMHRLGKVVPPKREILKNISLSFFPGAKIGVLGLNGSGKSTLLKIMAGVDTEFDGEARPMPGLNVGYLPQEPQLDPSKTVRDVVEEAVSHIKDAQARLDQVYAAYAEPDADFDKLAAEQAKLEAILQTSDGHNLERQLEVAADALRLPAWDAKVEHLSGGEKRRVALCRLLLSAPDMLLLDEPTNHLDADSVAWLEHFLHDFQGTVVAITHDRYFLDNVAGWILELDRGAGIPYEGNYSGWLEAKSDRLAQESKQQSAHEKAMKEELEWVRKGAKARQSKSKARLQRFEEMQSQEFQKRSETNEIYIPVGPRLGDKVIDFVNVSKGYGDRMLIDNLSFSMPKGAIVGVIGGNGAGKSTLFRMLMGKEQPDAGSIEIGDTVQMACVDQSRDDLDGGKTVWEAVSDGFDMIKVGNYEMPSRGYVGRFNFKGADQQKFVKDLSGGERGRLHLALTLKEGANVLLLDEPSNDLDVETLRSLEEALLDFPGAAIVISHDRWFLDRVATHILAYEDDSHIEFFEGNYTEYEADRKKRLGDAAAQPHRVRYKKLAQ; this is encoded by the coding sequence ATGGCTCAATACGTCTACACCATGCATCGGCTCGGCAAAGTCGTACCGCCGAAGCGGGAAATCCTCAAGAACATCTCCCTGTCGTTCTTCCCAGGCGCGAAGATCGGCGTACTCGGCCTCAACGGCTCGGGTAAATCCACCCTGCTGAAAATCATGGCCGGTGTAGACACCGAGTTCGACGGTGAAGCGCGGCCGATGCCCGGTTTGAACGTGGGCTACCTGCCGCAAGAGCCGCAACTCGACCCGAGCAAGACGGTGCGGGACGTGGTGGAAGAGGCGGTTAGCCATATTAAAGATGCGCAGGCACGCCTGGATCAGGTGTACGCCGCGTATGCCGAACCGGACGCCGACTTCGACAAGCTGGCCGCCGAGCAGGCCAAACTGGAAGCCATCCTGCAGACCAGCGACGGCCACAACCTGGAGCGTCAGCTGGAAGTGGCGGCGGATGCCCTGCGTCTGCCGGCCTGGGATGCCAAGGTTGAGCACTTGTCCGGTGGTGAGAAGCGCCGTGTGGCACTGTGCCGCTTGCTGCTGTCGGCGCCCGACATGCTGCTGCTGGACGAACCGACCAACCACCTGGACGCCGACTCGGTGGCCTGGCTGGAGCACTTCCTGCACGACTTCCAGGGCACCGTCGTGGCGATTACCCACGACCGTTACTTCCTGGATAACGTCGCCGGCTGGATTCTCGAGCTTGACCGCGGCGCGGGCATTCCATACGAGGGCAACTACTCCGGCTGGCTTGAAGCCAAGTCGGATCGTCTGGCTCAGGAGTCCAAGCAGCAGTCAGCCCATGAAAAGGCCATGAAGGAAGAGCTGGAGTGGGTGCGCAAAGGCGCCAAAGCCCGCCAGTCCAAATCCAAGGCCCGCTTGCAGCGCTTCGAGGAAATGCAGTCGCAGGAATTCCAGAAGCGCAGCGAGACCAACGAAATCTATATCCCGGTTGGCCCGCGACTGGGCGACAAGGTCATCGATTTCGTCAACGTCAGCAAGGGCTACGGCGACCGCATGTTGATCGACAACCTGTCGTTCAGCATGCCCAAAGGTGCCATCGTCGGCGTGATCGGCGGTAACGGTGCCGGTAAGTCGACCCTGTTCCGCATGCTCATGGGCAAAGAGCAGCCGGACGCGGGCAGCATCGAAATCGGTGACACCGTGCAGATGGCCTGTGTTGATCAGAGCCGCGACGACCTCGACGGCGGCAAGACCGTGTGGGAAGCCGTGTCCGATGGCTTCGACATGATCAAGGTCGGCAACTACGAGATGCCGTCGCGCGGTTACGTCGGTCGTTTCAACTTCAAAGGCGCTGACCAGCAGAAGTTCGTCAAAGACCTTTCCGGTGGTGAGCGTGGCCGTCTGCACCTGGCGCTGACCCTGAAAGAGGGCGCCAACGTGCTGCTGCTGGACGAACCGTCCAACGACCTCGACGTGGAAACCCTGCGTTCGCTGGAAGAAGCGCTGCTCGACTTCCCCGGCGCGGCCATTGTGATCTCTCACGATCGCTGGTTCCTGGACCGTGTGGCGACGCACATTCTGGCGTACGAAGATGACTCGCACATCGAGTTCTTCGAAGGCAACTACACCGAGTACGAAGCGGACCGCAAGAAACGCCTGGGTGATGCTGCCGCGCAGCCGCACCGCGTGCGGTACAAGAAGCTGGCCCAATAA
- a CDS encoding TraR/DksA family transcriptional regulator encodes MTRFDPQITLYRLLNEYTARAHAIRRDLANRHAMAAGDQAQLRQNDDVLQALLLEAEDALRQVGLAKLRLAEGRYGLCLGCGSRISPERLEALPIAEYCLVCAERY; translated from the coding sequence ATGACCCGTTTCGATCCTCAGATAACGCTTTACCGTCTGCTTAATGAATACACTGCACGTGCCCATGCGATTCGGCGCGACCTGGCGAATCGCCACGCGATGGCCGCCGGCGACCAAGCTCAGCTGCGGCAGAACGATGACGTTCTGCAGGCATTGTTGTTAGAAGCCGAGGATGCATTGCGCCAGGTCGGCCTGGCCAAACTGCGTCTGGCTGAAGGGCGCTACGGACTGTGCCTGGGCTGTGGATCACGCATCAGCCCGGAACGACTCGAAGCGTTACCGATTGCGGAGTACTGCCTGGTTTGCGCTGAACGGTATTGA
- a CDS encoding cation:proton antiporter, giving the protein MNLFQEVAILLALSAVVGGIAVKLRQPLIIAYILVGILAGPAVLGLSSENEPLQLLAEIGITVLLFVVGLKLDMRLVRTLGPVALATGLGQLSFTIVFGFILCYLLGLEWLTALYVAVALTFSSTIIIVKLLSDKGEIDSLHGRIAMGFLIVQDIAVVLAMLGLNLYQPGTAEQPAMSPWLLSLTLLGSLAVLFLLMRYALPRLLNMMADSPELLMLMAIAWGTLLAAGADSLGLSKEIGAFLAGFSLASTSLREAVASRLTSLRDFLLLFFFLHLGLQLDFAYIHGQVGSALILSAFVLIGNPLIVMAIMGWMGYRKRTGFMAGLTVAQISEFSIIFVAMGIGLGHIGQPALGLTTLVGLITITLSTYMILYAQPLFVRFSPWLGVFERAIAHRENADDTAAPGDQPDIIVYGMGRYGRNLASQLQQGGRRVLGVDFDPQALAQAREEGLTVCYGDAEDADFLSHMPLSHAQALISTIPQREVNAILLRALRSAAFKGQITLSAFRAGDAEALHHAGAASVLRPYSDAAETAARRLLAEIRQR; this is encoded by the coding sequence ATGAATCTGTTTCAGGAGGTCGCCATCCTGCTGGCCCTGTCCGCGGTGGTTGGGGGCATCGCGGTCAAATTGCGCCAGCCACTGATCATCGCTTATATCCTGGTGGGCATTCTGGCTGGGCCTGCCGTGCTGGGCCTGAGCAGTGAGAACGAACCCCTGCAGCTATTGGCGGAAATCGGCATCACCGTACTGCTGTTCGTGGTCGGCCTCAAACTGGACATGCGCCTGGTCCGCACCCTCGGCCCGGTAGCCTTGGCCACCGGGCTGGGTCAGCTGAGTTTTACCATCGTCTTCGGTTTCATCCTCTGTTACCTGCTGGGTCTGGAATGGCTGACCGCCTTGTATGTGGCCGTTGCCCTGACGTTCTCCAGCACCATCATCATCGTCAAGCTGCTCTCTGACAAAGGCGAGATCGACTCGCTGCACGGGCGCATCGCCATGGGCTTTCTGATTGTTCAGGACATTGCCGTGGTGCTGGCCATGCTGGGCCTCAACCTGTACCAGCCGGGCACCGCCGAGCAACCGGCGATGTCGCCATGGCTACTCAGCCTCACGCTGCTGGGCAGCCTGGCGGTGTTGTTTCTACTAATGCGCTACGCCCTGCCCCGGCTGCTGAACATGATGGCGGACTCCCCGGAGCTGCTCATGCTGATGGCCATTGCCTGGGGCACCCTGCTGGCAGCCGGGGCGGACTCGCTGGGCCTGTCCAAGGAAATTGGCGCCTTTCTGGCCGGGTTTTCCCTGGCCTCCACGTCACTGCGCGAAGCCGTGGCCAGCCGCCTGACCAGCTTGCGCGACTTCCTTCTGCTGTTCTTCTTTCTGCACCTGGGTTTGCAGCTGGACTTTGCCTATATCCACGGTCAAGTCGGCAGCGCGCTGATCCTCTCGGCCTTTGTCCTGATCGGTAACCCGTTGATCGTCATGGCGATCATGGGCTGGATGGGCTACCGCAAACGCACAGGATTCATGGCCGGACTAACCGTGGCGCAGATCAGCGAGTTCTCCATCATTTTCGTGGCCATGGGCATCGGCCTTGGACATATCGGCCAGCCGGCGCTGGGCCTGACGACGCTGGTCGGGCTGATTACCATCACCCTGTCGACTTATATGATTCTCTACGCACAACCGCTGTTTGTGCGCTTCTCGCCCTGGCTGGGCGTATTTGAACGCGCCATCGCCCACCGCGAGAACGCTGACGACACGGCAGCCCCCGGCGACCAGCCGGATATCATCGTATATGGCATGGGCCGTTATGGCCGCAACCTGGCCAGCCAGTTACAGCAAGGCGGAAGGCGGGTACTGGGGGTGGACTTCGACCCACAGGCGCTGGCACAAGCCCGCGAGGAAGGCCTGACCGTGTGCTATGGCGACGCCGAAGATGCGGACTTTCTCAGCCATATGCCACTCAGCCACGCCCAGGCCCTGATCAGCACCATTCCTCAGCGCGAGGTCAACGCCATTCTCCTGCGCGCCTTGCGCAGCGCCGCATTCAAGGGCCAGATCACCCTCAGCGCCTTTCGTGCCGGCGACGCCGAGGCGTTGCATCACGCCGGAGCCGCCAGCGTCCTGCGGCCATACAGCGATGCCGCCGAAACGGCAGCGCGTCGTCTGCTGGCAGAAATCCGGCAGCGCTGA